DNA sequence from the Pedobacter schmidteae genome:
AATAATTTACAATTTATATTACTGTAAAAATAACAATTTGTTATAAAAAACAGCCAAACTTCCTTTCTATTTTAAATTAACAAAACACTCACAAGCAACACCTTACATTAACACCAACATTTATGCTCAATTTTCTTAAAATTCCTATTCTATGAGTTGCAAACAACAAGAACAAATTACACATAGTTCACCCAGGCAAATACAGTAAATGCTTTGCGATAGATATTGACTACTAATTATTTAGCATTTATTCTAAAAGACCCCACTCTAACTTCACCCTGCAAACACGAACTAAGTTCGTTAGATACCACGCGTCCGTAAGAATCAATAACGACTAATCGTATTCCTTGGTTTTCCAGCGATTTAAGCTGTGTTTTTAGATTAAAGTCCGTTACATAAAAGAAAGGAATATCTTCACTTCCATCCTTCACAGAAACATTATACTCTTTATTTTGAACTGAGTAACTAATTTGACAATCGTTACATTCGACTCTCAGAATCCCTTTGTTGTTAAGGACCACGTTAGACAAATCGTTCGTTAAGGATTCTTTCTTGCAACTGCTGAAAGAAAAAATGAGAAGAATCAATAGGGTTGAGATTTTCATTTTTTATTACTTTATGATAGTGTTAAATGAAAAAATCAGGCCAGTAAGATTTTCCAACAATTTATTATTTAAAGATTTCATTAAATTACTGTCAAATAACATCTCTAATTCAATAAAAACGACAATATTGTCATCTTTGCCAAATATTCAAACTTCCGCGCCACTCAGTGCTACACCTCAACAAATACCCAAAACGAGGATTATATTCCACACAAACACCCTCCAACAGTCTATATTCTTCCCCAATTATACACCTAAAAAATAATCAAACTCAAAAAACCTATAAAAAAACACAATACAAGGCACTTATTATCCTTACATTAGCAACTAAAATCGCCTGCAAAATTGTTGGAAAATACTTTTTGTAGTTTTGGTTACGCTTATTATGTTAAAATAACTATTTTTACTTTGTTGTTAAGAACAAGTTCCTGACTACCATTTTCATATGAAATATACACCTCTTCCCGAAAATGAAAAAGAAAGACTAAAAGTGTTACATAATTATCAAACATTTGATACCACATACGAAGCTCACTTCGAACGAATCACTGAATTAACCTCTTCGATATGCGATACCAATATTGCATTTGTTACTTTAATCGATCAAAAAAAACAATGGTATAGATCTAACAAAATTTTCACCACCGATGAAATCGGTATAGAAAATGACTTTTATAAACAGACCATAAAAAGTTCCGGCTTTTATGAAATCCTAAACGCCTCTGCCGATATCAGTCTTAAAACAAATGCGAATCATCAATTCATAAAAATCATATACTATGCCGGATTACCACTAGTTGATTCGGATGGAGTGGTGATAGGCACCTTATCTATTTATGATACTAAACCACGGAAAGAACTAACAGATAAGCAAAAAAGGCTTATCGAACTACTCTCTAATGAAATAGTGTCATTAGTAGATGAAGTCAAAAATAAAAAAGAACTTAGTCACTTTTTAAAACTGTATAAATTATCACCTGATTTAATTTGCGAAGCGGATGCTAATGGCGTTATGCATAAAATAAACCCGGCATTCAAAAGCTTGCTGGGCTGGTCGGATGAAGATTTATTAAATAACTCATTTTATAATTTTTTGCATCCCTATGACTTACAATCCACAAGTGATGAATTTAAAAAATTAAGCACTACTAAGAACTCCATAAGCTTTGTCAATCGTTTTAAAACAAAAAAAGGTGAATATAAAACATTACAGTGGAGTGCAACCATAGAAACCGAAACGCATACCATCCTGGCTATTGCCAGAGATATTACAAAAGATAAGCATCTTCAGCAAAAAATTTTAGTCAGTGAAGGCAAACTAAAATCTTTTGTCGAAAACAGTCAGGGTTTCATGTTTACGCACGACCTTTCGGGCAACTTCCTTTTTATCAACAACCATGGACCACAGCATTTGGGCTATACGAAATCCGAAATGCAAAGTATGACCTTATTTGATCTGATCCCGAAAGAACATCATTCGTTACTGACTACCTATTTAGGTGACATTAAAGCTAATGGAAAAGCTGAAGGTCTAATGACCACCAGCCATAAAAAAGGTAAATCCATTATATGGATATTCAACTGCTTATTAGAAAATACCGCCTCAAACAAGCCTTATATTATTTGTAATGCTATCGATATTACAGAAAGGCACCAATTGGCTAAAGAGCTAAAAAATAAAAACAAAAAACTTGAACAAGCCAATACTGTTGCCCGGCTTGGAAATTGGGAACTTGATCTTATTGCTCAAAAATTGATATGGTCGGAAGTAACCAGAGAAATATTTGAAGTTGGTGGGAATTTTGAGCCCAATCCTGAAAATGAATTGACATTTTATAAAGCTGGAACAAGCCGAGATAGTAGATTTAATGCACTAAATGCAGCAGTATTAAAAGGTGAAACCTGGGATCTGGAATTGGAATTAACCACAGCGCAAGGAAATAACATCTGGATCAAATCAATAGGTGTTCCCGATTTTTTAGAAGGACGTTGCATAAAAATACGTGGCACAGTTCAGGATATTACAAAAATCAAATCAATGGAAGCCAGCCTCATTTCTGCAAAAGAAGAGGCGGAGCTGGCTAATAAAGCCAAATCAGAATTTTTGGCCAATATGAGTCATGAAATCCGTACTCCACTGAATGGCATTATCGGTTTCACTGATTTGCTGATTAAAACGCAATTAAATGAAACTCAACAACAATATTTATCCATTGTAACACAATCCGGAAACGCGTTACTCAACACCATTAACGATATTTTAGATTTCTCTAAGATTGAAGCTGGCAAGCTGGAGATGAACCGGTCCAAATTCAATCTCTATGAAATGGCCGAGGAATCTGCCGATGTGATCAAATATCAGGTCCAAAGTAAAGGACTCGAGATGCTATTGAATATATCGTCCGACCTACCTAGGTATATCTGGGCCGATGAATTGCGCCTCAAACAAATCCTGATCAACCTGCTCGGAAATGCTGTTAAATTTACTGAAAAGGGAGAAATTGAGCTCAAAGTAGAAGCATTAACTGACCCCGGTTTAAACGAAATCAAATATCGTTTTGCTGTAAGGGATACCGGAATTGGCATTAATCCGGATAAAAAACTAAAAATATTCGATGCCTTTTCGCAGGAAGACGCTTCCACAACTAAAAGATATGGAGGAACAGGTCTGGGGCTAACCATTTCTAACAAATTGCTGGGATTGATGAATAGCAAGCTTCAAGTAGACAGTATTCCTGGCAAAGGCAGCACGTTCTACTTTGAAATTACCCTCCAGTCTGAGGCCGGCGAATCTATAGAGGTCCAGAACCTGAGTAGCATTAAAAAAGTATTGGTAGTTGACGACAACAAAAACAATAGACTGATTATCAACAAAATGCTATCGCTAAAACAGATTAAATCTGAAGAAGCCAATAGTGGTCCGGAAGCCATCAAACTGATTGCCAATGGAGAGAAATACGATGTCATATTAATGGATTATCATATGCCCGATTTAGATGGTTTAGAAACAATCAAGAGAATTAGGGAGATTTTAAAAGACGTTAATAATGAACAGCCGATCATTTTACTGCACAGCTCCTCCGACGAGACAATTATCAGAGCTTGTGAAAAACTAAACGTAAACCATCGACTATTAAAGCCTATCAAACTTAAAGATATGTATAGCGCTTTGTTTCGGGTTATTTCTAAGAAATCAGAAAAAACCAATCTGATACAACAAGAACCCGAACGAATGGACGACCATGTTCAGGTACTTATAGCAGAAGACAATGCGGTGAATATGCTTCTGGCAAAAACCATTGTAAGAAGAATAGCACCTAATGCAACCATCCTGGAAGCCAAAAACGGGCTGGAAGCCTTAGAGCTTTATAAAACTACAAAAATTGATATCATTTTAATGGATATCCAAATGCCTGAAATGAATGGCTACGAAGCTACAAAGAAGATCAGGAGCCTTAAACATAAAACACATACACCAATCATAGCACTTACCGCAGGAAACGTGAAGGGTGAGAAAGAAAAATGTTTTGCAGCAGGTATGGATGATTTTATTTCAAAACCGGTAGTTGCCCATACCATAGCACTTTCGCTAAAAAAATGGTTAAAACATCCTTCTGAGGATCCACATAGTAATTTGTCACGCTCACCTTCTGAAAATGCAACGTACCATTTTAACATTGAACTACTAAAAGAATATGTTGGAGATGATGCTGGTGTACTGACAAAAGTACTTTCTTTACTTAGGACTGAACTTATGAACTTCTCCAAAGAATTTAAAGAACATGTGGTCAACAGCGACTTAAATAAAATTCAGGAACTGGGACATAAAATGTACGACACATCCATTGTATCGGGCCTTACAGCGCTGGCGGTAATTGCAAAAAAAATAGGCTCCCTAAACGCTTATGATGACGAAGAAATCAACAACCTGTTGGCATCAACCAAACAGGAGATCAAAACTGCGATAGGCTTAATTGTAAAATAAAAAAGCTCCTGTTTTGAAAACAGGAGCTTTTTTATTGCATATATATTAATTTTTCGGGGCGACTCGTCCTGATTTCCTATCCTGGCTTCTCCCTATCACATATCCGGTTCCTGCACCAACTGCACCACCAATTATCGCTCCCCTACCGGCCTTTTTATCTATCAATGCACCACCTACAGCACCTGCTACACCACCAATTAATGTGCCCTTAGCAGCCTGGCTCCATCCTTTTTTCTTGGCAGGAGCAGCAGTTTCATTATTATAGCTCCGTGCAGATGATCTGGCAGCTGCAGCTTCATTTTTTTCCGCCAGCAATAGCATACGTTTTTCTTCTTTTACCTTGGCCAGGCGCTGCTCCTCTTTCTCCTTCGCAGCAGCTGTTTCAGCTCGTTTAAAGCTATCAAGCTTTAAGCTATCTTTAATCGCAATTATCGCCTGTTGTTTCGCTAGAGCTTCCTCTTTTGCGTGATTGCTACAGGCTGACAAGCCAAGCCCAAGTACGATCACTAAAAATATCTTTTTCATAATTGTGTGTGTTTTAAACTAACCATCATAGTGTAATATTTATGATACAGAAATAATGCCAAAGATTTCATTTCACCATCACTTTAGTATTTTATTAAAACTTTTTATCTCAAAATTTCACGTCGACGGTCATTTTGATATTCAACTTCAAATAATTACTTTCATGCACACCGCCCGTTTTAATTTTAAAAGCAGTCCGGTACATACAAGCTAAATGATTAATCCAAAAACAGTAGAAGAAAAGAAAACAATCAGTATCCT
Encoded proteins:
- a CDS encoding response regulator, with the protein product MKYTPLPENEKERLKVLHNYQTFDTTYEAHFERITELTSSICDTNIAFVTLIDQKKQWYRSNKIFTTDEIGIENDFYKQTIKSSGFYEILNASADISLKTNANHQFIKIIYYAGLPLVDSDGVVIGTLSIYDTKPRKELTDKQKRLIELLSNEIVSLVDEVKNKKELSHFLKLYKLSPDLICEADANGVMHKINPAFKSLLGWSDEDLLNNSFYNFLHPYDLQSTSDEFKKLSTTKNSISFVNRFKTKKGEYKTLQWSATIETETHTILAIARDITKDKHLQQKILVSEGKLKSFVENSQGFMFTHDLSGNFLFINNHGPQHLGYTKSEMQSMTLFDLIPKEHHSLLTTYLGDIKANGKAEGLMTTSHKKGKSIIWIFNCLLENTASNKPYIICNAIDITERHQLAKELKNKNKKLEQANTVARLGNWELDLIAQKLIWSEVTREIFEVGGNFEPNPENELTFYKAGTSRDSRFNALNAAVLKGETWDLELELTTAQGNNIWIKSIGVPDFLEGRCIKIRGTVQDITKIKSMEASLISAKEEAELANKAKSEFLANMSHEIRTPLNGIIGFTDLLIKTQLNETQQQYLSIVTQSGNALLNTINDILDFSKIEAGKLEMNRSKFNLYEMAEESADVIKYQVQSKGLEMLLNISSDLPRYIWADELRLKQILINLLGNAVKFTEKGEIELKVEALTDPGLNEIKYRFAVRDTGIGINPDKKLKIFDAFSQEDASTTKRYGGTGLGLTISNKLLGLMNSKLQVDSIPGKGSTFYFEITLQSEAGESIEVQNLSSIKKVLVVDDNKNNRLIINKMLSLKQIKSEEANSGPEAIKLIANGEKYDVILMDYHMPDLDGLETIKRIREILKDVNNEQPIILLHSSSDETIIRACEKLNVNHRLLKPIKLKDMYSALFRVISKKSEKTNLIQQEPERMDDHVQVLIAEDNAVNMLLAKTIVRRIAPNATILEAKNGLEALELYKTTKIDIILMDIQMPEMNGYEATKKIRSLKHKTHTPIIALTAGNVKGEKEKCFAAGMDDFISKPVVAHTIALSLKKWLKHPSEDPHSNLSRSPSENATYHFNIELLKEYVGDDAGVLTKVLSLLRTELMNFSKEFKEHVVNSDLNKIQELGHKMYDTSIVSGLTALAVIAKKIGSLNAYDDEEINNLLASTKQEIKTAIGLIVK
- a CDS encoding YMGG-like glycine zipper-containing protein; amino-acid sequence: MKKIFLVIVLGLGLSACSNHAKEEALAKQQAIIAIKDSLKLDSFKRAETAAAKEKEEQRLAKVKEEKRMLLLAEKNEAAAARSSARSYNNETAAPAKKKGWSQAAKGTLIGGVAGAVGGALIDKKAGRGAIIGGAVGAGTGYVIGRSQDRKSGRVAPKN